The proteins below are encoded in one region of Telopea speciosissima isolate NSW1024214 ecotype Mountain lineage chromosome 10, Tspe_v1, whole genome shotgun sequence:
- the LOC122641559 gene encoding uncharacterized protein LOC122641559: MERFFGSAYRGDPGVPHTDPERFLNIWIGSAAFSALTFFDPYMWQLSNQQNWHDKAMLFEQHHWKKALEKREPYKFKWNQYMDKDLRESYYFNWPVYFP, from the exons atggagaGGTTTTTTGGCAGCGCTTACCGAGGAGACCCAGGGGTTCCACATACCGATCCAGAACGATTCCTGAATATATGGATCGGATCGGCTGCTTTCTCTGCTCTCACCTTTTTCGATCCCTACATGTGGCAGCTCTCCAATCAGCAAAA CTGGCATGATAAGGCAATGTTGTTTGAGCAGCACCACTGGAAGAAAGCACTGGAGAAAAGAGAGCCCTATAAGTTCAAG TGGAACCAATACATGGACAAGGACCTGCGCGAATCTTACTATTTCAATTGGCCCGTCTACTTTCCATAG